In Streptomyces sp. NBC_00448, the following are encoded in one genomic region:
- a CDS encoding transglutaminase-like domain-containing protein, producing the protein MTAPVRERFAAAAREERPDLAELCLLIGAEADPALDGPVADLAQIELDRLAGLLPYGSTTPQDWAQALRRVLGAGHGFHGTPADYGLLSSSLLQEVLRRRRGLPILLSVVWMEVARRAGAPVHGVGLPGHFVVALGELEPHGAEFGAEFDNGPAPYVLVDPFDAGRVLSRPDAERLMSGSVGGIQAGTGAGGRAMAAPAPADTLDIVRRVLNNIRAWAAPRPERLPVQLWTLDLTLLLPRHPARLRYERAQVLVQMGDFLGGAAEMEEYAEVIGSFDPETAATIRTQARAARARLN; encoded by the coding sequence ATGACGGCTCCGGTACGCGAACGGTTCGCCGCGGCCGCCCGCGAGGAGCGGCCCGACCTGGCGGAGTTGTGCCTGCTGATCGGCGCGGAGGCGGACCCGGCGCTGGACGGCCCGGTGGCGGACCTGGCCCAGATCGAACTGGACCGGCTCGCCGGACTGCTCCCGTACGGCTCCACCACGCCGCAGGACTGGGCCCAGGCGCTCAGGCGGGTGCTGGGCGCCGGGCACGGCTTCCACGGCACGCCCGCGGACTACGGGCTGCTGTCGTCGTCGCTGCTCCAGGAGGTGCTGCGACGGCGGCGCGGGCTGCCGATCCTGCTGTCGGTGGTGTGGATGGAGGTGGCGCGACGCGCGGGGGCGCCGGTGCACGGCGTGGGGCTGCCGGGGCACTTCGTGGTGGCGCTCGGCGAACTGGAACCGCACGGCGCGGAGTTCGGCGCGGAGTTCGACAACGGCCCGGCGCCGTACGTCCTGGTCGACCCCTTCGACGCGGGCCGCGTGCTGTCCCGGCCGGACGCCGAACGGCTCATGTCGGGCTCGGTCGGCGGCATCCAGGCCGGTACGGGGGCGGGCGGCCGCGCGATGGCCGCGCCCGCGCCGGCCGACACGCTGGACATCGTCCGCCGCGTGCTCAACAACATCCGGGCCTGGGCCGCACCCCGGCCCGAGCGCCTCCCCGTCCAGCTCTGGACCCTCGACCTGACGCTGCTCCTCCCCCGCCATCCGGCGCGCCTGCGCTACGAACGGGCCCAGGTCCTCGTCCAGATGGGCGACTTCCTCGGCGGTGCGGCCGAGATGGAGGAGTACGCCGAGGTGATCGGCTCGTTCGACCCGGAGACCGCGGCAACCATCCGCACGCAGGCGCGTGCCGCGCGGGCCCGGCTCAACTGA
- the dapC gene encoding succinyldiaminopimelate transaminase, with translation MSTLSISARLPVFPWDRLEPYKATAAAHPDGVVDLSVGTPVDPVPEVIRQALTAAADSPGYPLTYGTAALREAAAHYLRTWHGVSGADPAHILPLIGSKELVGWLPTLLDLREGDQVGYPALAYPTYEIGALIARAEAAGYDDPVTDLDPARTRLLWLNSPSNPTGRVLSAAELRRIVTWAREHGILVVSDECYIELGWEGTEPVSVLHPDVCGDTHDGLLAVHSLSKRSNFAGYRGAFLAGDPAAVAELLAVRKHAGMIVPQPVQAAMVAALGDREHAVDQKARYARRRAALRTAFEAAGFRVEHSEASLYLWATRDEDCWQTVGDLSKQGILVAPGEFYGPTGQNFVRIAFTATDERVAAAVDRLG, from the coding sequence GTGAGCACGTTGAGCATCTCCGCCCGCCTCCCGGTCTTCCCGTGGGACCGCCTGGAGCCGTACAAGGCCACGGCGGCCGCGCACCCCGACGGCGTGGTCGACCTGTCCGTGGGCACCCCGGTGGACCCCGTCCCCGAGGTGATCCGGCAGGCACTGACCGCCGCCGCGGACAGCCCCGGCTACCCGCTCACCTACGGCACGGCCGCGCTGCGCGAGGCCGCCGCGCACTACCTGCGCACGTGGCACGGCGTCAGCGGCGCGGACCCGGCGCACATCCTGCCGCTGATCGGCTCCAAGGAACTCGTCGGCTGGCTGCCCACCTTGCTCGACCTGCGCGAGGGCGACCAGGTCGGCTACCCGGCGCTCGCCTACCCGACCTACGAGATCGGGGCGCTCATCGCCCGGGCCGAAGCGGCCGGCTACGACGACCCGGTCACCGATCTCGACCCTGCCCGCACCCGGCTGCTCTGGCTCAACAGCCCCTCCAACCCGACCGGTCGGGTGCTGTCCGCCGCCGAACTGCGCCGGATCGTGACCTGGGCCCGCGAGCACGGCATCCTCGTCGTCTCCGACGAGTGCTACATCGAACTCGGTTGGGAGGGCACCGAGCCGGTCTCGGTCCTGCACCCCGACGTGTGCGGCGACACCCACGACGGCCTGCTCGCCGTCCACTCCCTGTCCAAGCGGTCCAACTTCGCCGGGTACCGGGGCGCTTTCCTCGCCGGCGACCCCGCGGCCGTCGCCGAACTCCTCGCGGTGCGCAAGCACGCCGGGATGATCGTGCCGCAGCCGGTACAGGCGGCGATGGTCGCGGCCCTGGGCGACCGCGAGCACGCGGTCGACCAGAAGGCGCGCTACGCCCGGCGCCGGGCCGCGCTGCGCACCGCCTTCGAGGCCGCCGGGTTCCGGGTCGAGCACAGCGAGGCCAGCCTCTACCTGTGGGCCACCCGCGACGAGGACTGCTGGCAGACCGTCGGGGACCTGTCCAAGCAGGGCATCCTCGTCGCCCCCGGCGAGTTCTACGGCCCCACCGGGCAGAACTTCGTCCGCATCGCCTTCACCGCGACGGATGAGCGGGTGGCCGCCGCGGTGGATCGGCTCGGCTGA
- a CDS encoding GNAT family N-acetyltransferase has product MRGVFSSGARLEINITPADVGKRVSVRQLVQVADGHPMFTDTVGVLASWNTGVVCVTRRTGETVRIEEETLVAGKVVPPAPERRDRGRSRPGVPAVTAEEIEAVASRAWPPAESAPLGGWVLRAAGGFTRRANSVLLTGDPGMPPAEALAVVTRWYQERGLAPLFQVQDSSPYVAELDRAGWVREADTLVRTAPLAPLTSLAEAVGRPVELSRTPDAAWLASYHRTGELADAALQVVSGGPSVWFATAPGAIGRAVVEGPWALFGAVEVAPDQRRRGLATTVMGALARRAYDEGATAAYLQVEADNAAARALYDRLGFTDHHGYHYRRPPA; this is encoded by the coding sequence ATGCGAGGGGTTTTCTCGTCCGGAGCTCGACTCGAAATCAACATTACCCCCGCTGACGTGGGAAAACGCGTCTCGGTCCGGCAGTTGGTCCAGGTCGCCGACGGGCATCCTATGTTCACCGATACGGTCGGTGTTCTCGCATCCTGGAATACGGGAGTGGTCTGCGTCACTCGGCGGACCGGAGAGACGGTGCGGATCGAGGAGGAGACACTGGTGGCGGGGAAGGTGGTGCCGCCCGCTCCGGAGCGGCGTGACAGAGGCCGGAGCAGGCCGGGAGTGCCCGCGGTGACGGCCGAGGAGATCGAGGCGGTGGCGTCGCGGGCCTGGCCGCCGGCGGAGTCGGCGCCGCTGGGCGGCTGGGTGCTGCGCGCGGCGGGTGGTTTCACCCGCCGCGCGAACTCGGTGCTGTTGACGGGCGACCCGGGGATGCCGCCGGCGGAAGCGCTCGCCGTCGTGACACGGTGGTACCAGGAGCGCGGGCTCGCGCCGCTGTTCCAGGTGCAGGACTCCTCGCCCTACGTGGCGGAGTTGGACCGCGCGGGGTGGGTGCGCGAGGCGGACACCCTGGTCCGTACGGCCCCGCTCGCGCCGTTGACGTCTCTGGCCGAGGCCGTCGGCCGCCCGGTGGAGCTGTCGCGCACCCCGGACGCGGCCTGGCTCGCCTCGTACCACCGCACCGGCGAACTCGCCGACGCCGCGCTCCAGGTGGTCTCGGGCGGGCCGTCGGTGTGGTTCGCCACCGCGCCGGGCGCGATCGGCCGGGCCGTGGTCGAAGGGCCCTGGGCGCTGTTCGGCGCGGTCGAGGTGGCACCGGACCAGCGCCGGCGCGGCCTGGCCACCACCGTGATGGGCGCGCTCGCCCGGCGGGCGTACGACGAGGGGGCGACCGCCGCGTACCTCCAGGTCGAGGCGGACAACGCGGCCGCCCGCGCGCTCTACGACCGGCTCGGCTTCACCGACCACCACGGCTACCACTACCGGCGCCCCCCGGCATGA
- a CDS encoding response regulator transcription factor: MIRVLLADDQSMVREALATLLGLEADIEVVAQVARGDEVVAAVLEHRPDVALLDIEMPGMTGIEAAGLLRKAAPGVKVVIVTTFGRPGYLRRAMESGAEAFLVKDAPAAQLADAVRRVLQGERVIDPSLAAAALAEGADPLTGREREVLNAAADGSVNAEIARRLLLSEGTVRNYLSTAIQKTGARNRAEAVLIAREKGWL; this comes from the coding sequence ATGATCCGAGTGCTGCTGGCCGACGACCAGTCGATGGTCAGGGAGGCGCTGGCCACGCTGCTCGGGCTGGAGGCGGACATCGAGGTCGTCGCGCAGGTGGCGCGGGGCGACGAGGTGGTGGCCGCCGTGCTGGAGCACCGGCCGGACGTGGCGCTGCTGGACATCGAGATGCCCGGGATGACCGGGATCGAGGCGGCGGGGCTGCTCCGGAAGGCGGCTCCCGGGGTGAAGGTCGTCATCGTGACGACCTTCGGCCGGCCCGGATACCTGCGGCGCGCGATGGAGTCGGGGGCGGAGGCGTTCCTCGTGAAGGACGCGCCCGCCGCGCAACTCGCCGACGCGGTACGGCGGGTGCTCCAGGGGGAGCGGGTGATCGACCCCTCGCTGGCCGCGGCCGCGCTGGCCGAGGGCGCGGACCCGCTGACCGGGCGGGAGCGGGAAGTGCTCAACGCCGCCGCCGACGGTTCGGTGAACGCGGAGATCGCGCGGCGGCTGCTGCTGTCCGAGGGCACGGTGCGCAACTACCTCTCCACCGCGATCCAGAAGACCGGCGCGCGCAACCGGGCGGAGGCCGTCCTCATCGCCCGCGAGAAGGGGTGGCTGTGA
- a CDS encoding alpha/beta hydrolase, with protein sequence MGLTSTWFAVVLLIAAVGAVVAALLLWAKVRGPRAVRTVARVGMILLCQATAICLMMVLVNNQYGFYASWADLLGDANSGGGGTASAAHPAVTPAVPDYHVVFGSYSAGFRRATVRGWHSGTKGEVIVWLPPQYAAKEYAHTRFPVIEVLHGIPGTPHSFLRGMRIGRIMAGEIAAGRAEPAILVLPTITPDRVDTGCADVPGKSKVATWLTDDVPTTVAANFRTLPGPAGWAVMGISTGGYCAARLALDYPDRFAAAAALAPDDPAHGVRNPLWLARNGRPAAHILVESSLQDRESPPKFADAIADAVRPPGTVSTVQLTAGGHNWKTWSRMFPGALTWLSGRLEAPRAVPLAPSTAP encoded by the coding sequence ATGGGGCTGACCAGCACGTGGTTCGCCGTGGTGCTCCTGATCGCGGCGGTCGGCGCGGTGGTGGCCGCGCTCCTGCTGTGGGCGAAGGTGCGCGGCCCCCGCGCGGTGCGCACCGTGGCCCGGGTGGGCATGATCCTGCTCTGCCAGGCCACCGCGATCTGCCTGATGATGGTCCTGGTGAACAACCAGTACGGCTTCTACGCCTCCTGGGCCGACCTGCTCGGCGACGCCAACAGCGGCGGTGGCGGCACCGCCTCCGCCGCCCACCCGGCCGTGACGCCCGCCGTGCCCGACTACCACGTGGTGTTCGGCTCGTACTCCGCGGGATTCCGCCGCGCCACGGTGCGCGGCTGGCACTCCGGCACCAAGGGCGAGGTGATCGTCTGGCTGCCGCCGCAGTACGCCGCGAAGGAGTACGCCCACACCCGCTTCCCGGTGATCGAGGTGCTGCACGGCATACCCGGCACGCCGCACAGCTTCCTGCGCGGCATGCGGATCGGCCGGATCATGGCCGGCGAGATCGCGGCGGGCCGGGCCGAACCCGCGATCCTGGTGCTGCCCACGATCACGCCGGACCGGGTGGACACCGGCTGTGCGGACGTGCCGGGCAAGAGCAAGGTCGCCACCTGGCTCACCGACGACGTGCCGACCACCGTCGCGGCCAACTTCCGTACCCTGCCCGGCCCCGCCGGCTGGGCGGTGATGGGCATATCCACCGGCGGCTACTGCGCGGCCCGGCTCGCCCTGGACTACCCGGACCGGTTCGCCGCCGCGGCCGCGCTCGCACCCGACGACCCGGCCCACGGGGTGCGCAACCCGCTGTGGCTGGCCCGCAACGGCCGCCCGGCGGCCCACATCCTGGTCGAGTCCAGCCTCCAGGACCGGGAGAGCCCGCCGAAGTTCGCCGACGCGATCGCCGACGCGGTACGGCCGCCCGGCACCGTCAGCACCGTCCAGCTGACCGCGGGCGGGCACAACTGGAAGACCTGGAGCCGGATGTTCCCCGGCGCCCTGACCTGGCTCAGCGGGCGGCTGGAAGCGCCGCGAGCGGTGCCTTTGGCCCCGTCGACGGCACCCTGA
- the dapE gene encoding succinyl-diaminopimelate desuccinylase, whose amino-acid sequence MGTVLDLEQDVAGLTAQLVDVESVSRAEGELADLVAAALAAQPHLRVDRDGNAVVARTELGRTERVVLAGHLDTVPIADNLPSRLDSDGVLWGCGTSDMKAGVAVQLKLAAGLREPNRDLTFVFYDAEEIAAEFNGLKRLAERHPEWLAGDFAVLMEPTDGRVDGGCQGTLRVRVQTTGRRAHSARSWLGENAIHKAAPILARLAAYEPRRVEIDGLVYPEGLNAVLIEGGHAGNVIPDTCAVTVNYRFSPDQSEAEALDRVREVFDGFEVVLTDSAPGALPGLSQPAAAAFVAAIGTPPAAKEAWTDVARFSALGVPAVNYGPGDPTLAHTREENVRIAAVQEAERKLREWLTP is encoded by the coding sequence ATGGGAACCGTGTTGGACTTGGAGCAGGACGTCGCCGGGTTGACAGCTCAGCTCGTGGACGTGGAATCGGTGAGCCGGGCGGAGGGAGAGCTGGCCGACCTGGTGGCGGCGGCGCTGGCGGCGCAACCGCATCTGCGGGTGGACCGGGACGGAAACGCGGTGGTGGCCAGGACCGAGCTCGGCCGTACGGAACGGGTCGTGCTGGCGGGCCACTTGGACACCGTCCCGATCGCCGACAACCTGCCGTCGCGGCTGGACTCCGACGGAGTGCTGTGGGGCTGCGGCACCTCGGACATGAAGGCGGGCGTGGCGGTCCAGCTCAAACTCGCCGCCGGACTGCGGGAGCCCAACCGCGACCTCACCTTCGTCTTCTACGACGCCGAGGAGATCGCCGCCGAGTTCAACGGGCTCAAGCGCCTCGCCGAGCGCCATCCGGAGTGGCTCGCCGGGGACTTCGCGGTGCTGATGGAGCCGACCGACGGCCGGGTGGACGGCGGCTGCCAGGGCACGCTGCGGGTGCGGGTGCAGACCACCGGCCGCCGCGCGCACTCCGCCCGCAGCTGGCTGGGCGAGAACGCCATCCACAAGGCCGCGCCGATCCTGGCCCGGCTGGCGGCGTACGAGCCGCGCCGGGTGGAGATCGACGGCCTGGTCTACCCGGAGGGCCTCAACGCGGTGCTGATCGAGGGCGGCCACGCCGGGAACGTGATCCCGGACACCTGCGCGGTCACCGTCAACTACCGCTTCTCCCCTGACCAGAGCGAGGCCGAGGCGCTGGACCGGGTGCGCGAGGTCTTCGACGGCTTCGAGGTGGTGCTCACCGACAGCGCCCCGGGCGCGCTGCCCGGCCTGTCGCAGCCGGCCGCGGCGGCGTTCGTCGCGGCGATCGGCACCCCGCCGGCGGCGAAGGAGGCGTGGACGGACGTGGCCCGCTTCTCCGCGCTCGGCGTGCCCGCGGTGAACTACGGCCCGGGCGACCCCACCCTCGCCCACACCCGCGAGGAGAACGTCCGGATCGCCGCCGTCCAGGAGGCCGAGCGCAAGCTGCGGGAGTGGCTCACCCCATAG
- a CDS encoding TIGR00730 family Rossman fold protein: MTTDATDSDDAGGNAGDRQDAAAAANAAAEGRPEGKGWPERHTGPVIRRRGQVLSGTTDQRLLDSRGATDWVHSDPWRVLRIQSEFVEGFGALAELGSAVSVFGSARTPVDSREYDAAVRIGRALAEAGFAVITGGGPGAMEAANKGALEAGGVSVGLGIELPFEQGLNPYVDIGVNFRYFFVRKTMFVKYARGFVVLPGGFGTLDELFEALTLVQTKKVTRFPIVLFGTEYWGGLVSWVRQTLVAEGKASPADLELFHVTDDVDDAVERVTKESA, translated from the coding sequence ATGACAACAGACGCAACCGACTCCGACGACGCGGGTGGGAACGCCGGTGACCGGCAGGACGCAGCAGCCGCGGCCAACGCCGCCGCCGAGGGCCGCCCGGAGGGCAAGGGCTGGCCGGAACGGCACACCGGGCCGGTGATCCGCCGACGTGGACAGGTGCTCTCCGGCACCACCGACCAGCGTCTGCTGGACAGCCGCGGCGCCACCGACTGGGTGCACAGCGACCCGTGGCGGGTGCTGCGTATCCAGTCCGAGTTCGTGGAGGGCTTCGGCGCGCTCGCCGAACTCGGCTCGGCGGTCAGCGTGTTCGGCTCCGCCCGCACCCCGGTCGACTCCCGCGAGTACGACGCCGCGGTCCGGATCGGCCGCGCCCTCGCGGAGGCCGGCTTCGCGGTCATCACCGGCGGCGGGCCCGGTGCCATGGAAGCGGCCAACAAGGGCGCGCTCGAGGCCGGCGGGGTCTCCGTCGGTCTCGGCATCGAGCTGCCCTTCGAGCAGGGGCTCAACCCCTACGTCGACATCGGCGTCAACTTCCGCTACTTCTTCGTCCGCAAGACCATGTTCGTCAAGTACGCCCGCGGGTTCGTGGTCCTGCCCGGCGGCTTCGGCACCCTCGACGAGCTCTTCGAAGCGCTCACGCTCGTCCAGACCAAGAAGGTCACCCGCTTCCCGATCGTCCTCTTCGGCACCGAGTACTGGGGCGGGCTCGTCTCCTGGGTCCGCCAGACCCTCGTCGCCGAGGGCAAGGCGTCCCCCGCCGACCTCGAACTCTTCCACGTCACCGACGACGTCGACGACGCGGTCGAAAGGGTTACGAAGGAAAGCGCGTAG
- the folP gene encoding dihydropteroate synthase translates to MAIVNRTPDSFYDQGATFTDEPALERVAQVIAEGAAIVDIGGVKAGPGEEVSADEEIRRTVRFVAEVRRRHPDVVISVDTWRHEVARAVCEEGADLLNDAWGGVDPELAEVAARYGVGLVCTHAGGVRPRTRPHRIGYDDVMADILRVTVGLAERAEKLGVRRDGILIDPGHDFGKNTRHSLEATRRLPEMTATGWPVLVSLSNKDFVGETLDRPVKERLIGTLATTAVSAWLGAQVYRVHEVQETRQVLEMVAAISGASEPRVARRGLA, encoded by the coding sequence GCGATCGTGAACCGGACGCCCGACTCGTTCTACGACCAGGGCGCCACCTTCACCGACGAGCCGGCGCTCGAACGGGTCGCGCAGGTGATCGCCGAGGGTGCCGCGATCGTGGACATCGGCGGGGTCAAGGCGGGGCCGGGCGAGGAGGTGTCGGCGGACGAGGAGATCCGGCGCACCGTCCGGTTCGTCGCGGAGGTGCGGCGCCGCCACCCCGACGTGGTGATCAGCGTGGACACCTGGCGGCACGAGGTGGCGCGGGCCGTCTGCGAGGAGGGCGCCGACCTGCTCAACGACGCGTGGGGCGGGGTCGATCCCGAACTGGCGGAGGTGGCCGCGCGGTACGGGGTGGGGCTGGTGTGCACCCACGCGGGCGGGGTGCGGCCGCGGACCCGGCCGCACCGGATCGGCTACGACGACGTGATGGCCGACATCCTCCGGGTCACCGTCGGGCTCGCCGAGCGCGCCGAGAAGCTGGGGGTGCGGCGCGACGGCATCCTCATCGACCCCGGGCACGACTTCGGCAAGAACACCCGGCACTCGCTGGAGGCGACCCGGCGGCTGCCCGAGATGACGGCCACCGGGTGGCCCGTGCTGGTCTCCCTGTCCAACAAGGACTTCGTCGGGGAGACGCTGGACCGGCCGGTCAAGGAGCGGCTGATCGGGACGCTCGCGACCACCGCGGTGTCGGCGTGGCTGGGGGCGCAGGTGTACCGGGTCCACGAAGTGCAGGAGACCCGGCAGGTCCTGGAGATGGTCGCGGCGATCTCCGGTGCGAGCGAGCCCCGGGTGGCCCGGAGGGGGCTCGCCTGA
- a CDS encoding ABC transporter ATP-binding protein, whose protein sequence is MTAASVSTTTQQQDGARGPGQPVVSFRDVSRSFGAVQAVAEVSLELHPGETVALLGPNGAGKSTALDLLLGLKNADRGEVNVFGTSPTQAIAKGRVGAMLQSGGLMEEVTVRELVGLACDLHPKAYPVDQVLTAADLTDIRDRKVNKLSGGQEQRVRFAMATAGANDLIVLDEPTTGMDVSARQAFWATMRAQVDQGRTVLFATHYLEEADAIADRVLVLHRGRLIADGTAAEIKARAGARRITFDLADGIDEQALGALPNVVGLDVTGPTVRIRSNDADATMHAVYGLGLYPRNLEVAGLGLEQAFLAITDAATNAEEAGQR, encoded by the coding sequence ATGACCGCAGCATCAGTGAGTACGACCACGCAACAGCAGGACGGGGCCCGCGGCCCGGGGCAACCCGTGGTGAGCTTCCGGGACGTGAGCAGGAGTTTCGGGGCCGTCCAGGCGGTCGCCGAGGTGAGCCTGGAGCTGCACCCCGGCGAGACGGTGGCGCTGCTGGGGCCCAACGGCGCCGGCAAGTCCACCGCGCTCGACCTGCTCCTCGGGCTGAAGAACGCCGACCGCGGGGAGGTGAACGTGTTCGGCACCAGCCCGACGCAGGCGATCGCCAAGGGCCGGGTCGGCGCGATGCTGCAGAGCGGCGGGCTGATGGAGGAGGTCACGGTGCGCGAGCTGGTGGGGCTCGCCTGCGACCTGCACCCGAAGGCGTACCCGGTGGACCAGGTGCTGACCGCCGCCGACCTCACCGACATCCGGGACCGGAAGGTGAACAAGCTCTCCGGCGGCCAGGAGCAGCGGGTCCGGTTCGCGATGGCCACGGCCGGCGCGAACGACCTGATCGTGCTCGACGAGCCGACCACGGGCATGGACGTGAGCGCGCGGCAGGCGTTCTGGGCGACGATGCGTGCACAGGTCGACCAGGGGCGCACCGTGCTGTTCGCCACCCACTATCTGGAGGAGGCGGACGCGATCGCGGACCGCGTGCTGGTCCTGCACCGGGGCCGGCTGATCGCGGACGGCACGGCGGCGGAGATCAAGGCGCGCGCGGGGGCGCGCCGGATCACCTTCGACCTGGCCGACGGGATCGACGAGCAGGCGCTCGGCGCCCTGCCGAACGTGGTGGGCCTGGACGTGACCGGCCCGACCGTACGCATCCGCTCCAACGACGCGGACGCCACCATGCACGCGGTGTACGGGCTCGGCCTGTACCCGCGCAACCTCGAGGTCGCCGGGCTCGGTCTCGAGCAGGCGTTCCTCGCCATCACCGACGCGGCGACCAACGCAGAGGAGGCGGGGCAGCGATGA
- the fdxA gene encoding ferredoxin, with amino-acid sequence MTYVIAQPCVDVKDKACIEECPVDCIYEGSRSLYIHPDECVDCGACEPVCPVEAIFYEDDTPEEWKDYYKANVEFFDELGSPGGASKLGLIERDHPFIAALPPQNQ; translated from the coding sequence GTGACCTACGTCATCGCGCAGCCTTGTGTCGACGTCAAGGACAAGGCGTGCATCGAAGAGTGCCCGGTCGACTGCATTTACGAGGGCTCCCGGTCCTTGTACATCCATCCGGACGAGTGTGTCGACTGCGGCGCGTGTGAGCCGGTCTGCCCGGTGGAGGCGATCTTCTACGAGGACGACACCCCGGAGGAGTGGAAGGACTACTACAAGGCGAACGTGGAGTTCTTCGACGAACTCGGCTCGCCCGGTGGCGCCTCGAAGCTGGGTCTGATCGAGCGCGACCACCCCTTCATCGCGGCACTTCCCCCGCAGAACCAGTGA
- a CDS encoding heavy metal transporter: MPESPSPASKEEKRGRGCGLRFAAGFIVLLALAGYLAYRFENHENPAAAGCTVKTDGNDLTLDQDQAANAATIAAVSISRGLPERALTIALATAMQESRLVNLDTGDRDSVGLFQQRPSQGWGTAKQIQDPVYASNAFFDSLVKIPNYTRLPVTVAAQRVQRSGYPEAYAQHETDATMVAAALTGQNEAALSCTTGANTAYSAGGRLGDTEKVTALLKREFGSQVRPRDDSDPRTVAVPSAPPGGSTTGAGKQRGWALAQWAVAHAHDLKVEQVSFGDMRWQAKKSGKGWQKTSDRSGTKGASAPAADTLVRITVAR; encoded by the coding sequence GTGCCCGAGTCGCCGTCCCCAGCGAGCAAAGAAGAGAAGCGCGGCCGCGGCTGCGGCCTGCGGTTCGCCGCCGGTTTCATCGTGTTGCTGGCCCTCGCGGGCTACCTCGCGTACCGCTTCGAGAACCACGAGAACCCGGCGGCCGCCGGCTGCACCGTGAAGACCGACGGCAACGACCTGACCCTCGACCAGGACCAGGCCGCGAACGCCGCGACGATCGCGGCCGTGTCGATCTCGCGCGGCCTGCCCGAGCGCGCGCTGACGATAGCGCTCGCCACGGCGATGCAGGAGTCTCGGCTGGTGAACCTCGACACCGGGGACCGCGACTCGGTCGGCCTCTTCCAGCAGCGCCCCTCGCAGGGGTGGGGCACCGCCAAACAGATCCAGGACCCGGTGTACGCGTCGAACGCGTTCTTCGACAGCCTGGTGAAGATCCCGAACTACACCCGGCTGCCGGTGACCGTGGCCGCGCAGCGGGTGCAGCGCAGCGGCTACCCGGAGGCGTACGCGCAGCACGAGACGGACGCCACGATGGTGGCCGCCGCGCTGACCGGGCAGAACGAGGCGGCGCTGAGCTGCACCACCGGCGCGAACACCGCGTACAGCGCCGGCGGGAGGCTGGGCGACACCGAGAAGGTGACGGCCCTGCTGAAGCGGGAGTTCGGCAGCCAGGTGCGGCCGCGGGACGACAGCGACCCGCGCACCGTGGCGGTGCCGTCGGCGCCGCCCGGCGGTTCCACGACCGGCGCCGGCAAGCAGCGCGGCTGGGCGCTGGCGCAGTGGGCGGTGGCGCACGCGCACGACCTGAAGGTGGAGCAGGTGAGCTTCGGGGACATGCGCTGGCAGGCGAAGAAGTCCGGCAAGGGGTGGCAGAAGACGTCGGACCGGTCCGGAACCAAGGGCGCTTCCGCGCCGGCCGCGGACACGCTCGTACGGATCACCGTCGCGCGGTAG
- a CDS encoding nuclear transport factor 2 family protein has product MTSAEPLPIPIAAALEAASAGNTEDFLAAFAPDGAVDDWGRIFRGHDAVREWSDAEFIGRQVTLRVTGTRTEGDTTTVSAEVGGNGFNGPSDFAFTVFDNHIALMRITG; this is encoded by the coding sequence ATGACCAGCGCCGAGCCCCTGCCGATCCCCATCGCCGCAGCTCTGGAGGCGGCGAGCGCGGGGAACACCGAGGACTTCCTTGCCGCGTTCGCGCCGGACGGCGCCGTGGACGACTGGGGCCGGATCTTCCGCGGCCACGACGCCGTCCGGGAGTGGAGCGACGCCGAGTTCATCGGCAGGCAGGTCACCCTCCGGGTCACCGGCACCCGCACCGAAGGCGACACCACGACGGTCTCCGCCGAGGTCGGCGGCAACGGCTTCAACGGCCCCTCCGACTTCGCCTTCACCGTCTTCGACAACCACATCGCCCTCATGCGCATCACCGGGTGA